CCGCAAGACCGGTCGGCCCCTTGAGCGCGAGCTCGAGCTCGGGCCGGTCGACCCGATCCGCGAGCACCGGTTCGCCGACGGCTCGACGCTGGCGCTGCCGAGTGGCTCCCGGGCTGCCCAGACCGCGGCGTTCGACGGGCTCGAGGCCGGACTCGGCAAGGAGTGGACGGCGTACGTCGACCGGCTCGGCGACGACTGGGAGGTGCTGCGGCGCGACTACCTCGAGCGCCCGTGGGACCCCGCGGTGGCACCGAAGGAGCTGTCGACGCTCCTCTCCAGTCGCGAGGTGCTGCACAAACGGCTGCGGAAGTCCTTCTCCGACGAACGCCTGCGCCTGGTGGCCGGGCACCCGTTCCTCACCGACGGCCACGACCTGCGCAACGTGCCAGCCTGGGCCGGCGTCGTCACCTACCTCGAGCAGAAGTTTGGCGCGTGGCGGGTGCCGGGCGGGATGGCCGCGCTGGGCGTCGCGCTTGCCTCTCGTCTCAAGACCCGCGGCGTGGAGGTGCTGACGTCCACGCAGGCCCTCGACCTCGTGCTCCGCGAGGACCGGGCCGTCGCGGTGACCACAGCTGCCGGCCAGCTCGACGCCGATGCCGTGGTGTGCGCAATCGATCCTCGGCGGCTGCCCGCGCTGGCGCCGTACGTGCGAGCGACGATGCCCGCCATCCCGCCCGTCATCGCACACGTCGGCCTCAACGGCGACGCTCCGGACCTCCCAGGTGAGGTCGTGCTGCACGGCAACGACCCGGTCAAGGAGCCGGTGCTGGTGGTGCGGTCCGGCGGCACCGCTCCCGACGGGATGCAGGCATGGACCGTGCTCGGCCGCGGCCGGCTGGCGGAGGACGTGCTGGTCGCGCTCGCGCGCCGCGGGATCGACGTACGCCAGCGGCTCGTCACCCGCCTCGACCTGAGTCCGCGTGACCTCGTCGACGACTGGGGCGGCTCGCCGCTCGGCGTCCTGTGGCAGGGCCGGTCGACGGTGACGAAGCGGCTGGGCCCGACCACGCCGGTCGCCGGCGTGTACGCCGCGGGCGCCCATGCCACACCAGGCTCAGGGTTGCCGTACGTCGGCCTCTCGGCGGCTCTGGTCGCGCAGGCGATCGGCCCGGCGACCTGAGCTCAGAGCAGCTCAAACGTCACCGTCACCCCGGCGCCGATCTGGGTCTCGCCCGGCTCGATCTTCGCCAGGTCCATGGCGGCGGCCCGGGCGAAGCCCCCGGACTCCATCGGCTGCGCTCCCCCGCCTTCCACGATCTGCTGTACGACGCCCAATGTGGCGTCGCTGAGGGCGGCGAGGTGCTCGGCGCGCTCACGGGCATCGACGTACGCCGCCTCCCGGGCCCGGCCCTGCGCGGCCACCGGGTCGGACACCTCCAGCGAGACGCCGTCGAGCTGGAGGGCATCGCCGATCTGCGCTGTGAGCTCGGCCAGCAGGGCACCGGCGGCGGTGAGGTCGGGGCAGCCGATCGCCAGCCCATGCCTGGCCTCGAAGCCCCGTGCCTCGCCCTGGTTGTCGTGCCAGGTCCAGACGTTGATGCCCTGCGAGGCGATGTGACGGGACTCGGTGTGGGTGCGGGCGATCTCGCCGATGCGGGCCACCGAGGCGGACACCGCGGCGAAGGCCTCGGCCACCCCGGTCGCGCGCTGGACGGCGGCAACGCGGACCACCGCGGAGTCGGGGGCGACCCGGGTCGAGCCCTGGCCCGTGACGGTGACGGTGCGCATGCAGCCGACGTTAGCGCGCCTCTCAGACGGGGATGCGGAGGGCGGCGAAGATCTCGCGCGTCGCCTTCGACCGGTTCAGCGTGTAGAAGTGCAGGCCCGGAGCGCCGGCGTCGAGCAGCGCGTCGCAGAGCTCGGTGGCGATGGTGATGCCCTCCGTGCGCAGCGCAGCGGGGTCGTCGGCGAGCGGCATGATGCGCGCGAGTGTCTCGGCGGGCATCTCGCGACCCGACATGTGCACCATGCGCTTCATTGAGGCGAGGTTCAGGATCGGCATCACGCCGGGGATGATCGGGAAGGCCACACCCAGGGCCGCAGCGCGCTCGACCAGGCCGACGTAGTCGCTGGCCCGCAGCACCATCTCGGTGACGGCGAACTCCGCGCCCGCGTCGTACTTCGCCTTGAGTGCCTGCGCGTCGGCGTCGAGGCTCTCGGCGTCGCGGTGACCCTCCGGGAAGGCTGCGACGCCCACCGTCAGGTGTGCGGTCTCCTTGATGAAGGCGACCAGGTCGGCGGCGTAGGTGAGCCCGCCGTCGGTCGGCACCCACGGGGTGCCGGGCCCATCGGGCGGGTCGCCGCGCAGCGCCAGCACATTGCGTACGCCGGCGCTCTCGAGCTCGGCGAGGATCCCGGCGATCTCGTCGGTGGTGTGGCCGACGCAGGTCAGGTGCGCCATCGGGAGCATCGAGGTCTCGCGCGCGATGCGCTCGGTGATCGCCACGGTGCGCTCACGGGTGCTTCCCCCGGCGCCGTACGTCACGGAGACGAACGTCGGACCGAGCGGCTCGAGCTCGCTGATCGAGCGCCACAGGATCTGCTCACCCTCGTCGTCCTTCGGCGGGAAGAACTCGAACGAGAACGACCGCCCGCCCTCGCGCACGAGGTCGCCGATGCTGCGGGACCGGTTGTTGCTCATGACGCAATCCTAGGCAGGGGGCGGCCCCCGACCTGGCATCGTCCACTGGCTAGTCTCAGCCGGGTGAGTGCCCCGTCCCCCTCTTCCGGTTGGGACGCCGAAGGCTTCCGATCCTCCGTGCAGGGCGCTCTGGACGCGTTCCTCGACGACCAGACCGAACGACTCGAGCCTCTCGGAGCGGACGCCGCACGCCTGTTGACCGAGGCCCGCGCGATCGTCAGCGGCGGCAAGCGCTTCCGGGCGGCCTTCTGCAATTGGGGCTACCGTGCCGTGCGGGAGCCGGTCGACGAGGCCGCGCTCGTCCGCGCCTGCGCCGCCCTCGAGCTGCTGCACGCGAGCGCGCTCGTGCACGACGACTACATGGACGCGAGCGACACCCGGCGTGGACGACCCGCCACGCACCGCACCTTCGAGGCCGAGCACCGCGCGGCCGGATGGCGCGGCAACCCCGAGCAGTACGGCGCGTCCGCGGCGATCCTGCTCGGCGACCTGCTCCTGGCCTGGTCCGACGAGATGCTGCGCCGTTGCGGACTCCCCGCCGAGGACGTGACCCGCGCGCTGCACCTGTTCGACCTGTGTCGCAGCGAGGTGATCGCCGGCCAGTTCCTCGACGTGTCGGTGCAGGCTCGCGGGCGGGCCGATGTAGACACCGCGATGACCGTGCTGCGGTTCAAGTCGGCGAAGTACTCCATCCAGCGGCCCCTCCACATCGGTGCCGCGCTGGCCGGGGCGGACGACGCGACCATGGCCGTGCTGGGCGGGTTCGGGCTGCCGCTCGGCGAGGCATTCCAGCTGCGCGACGACCTGCTCGGTGTCTTCGGCGACCCCCAGGTCACCGGCAAGCCCGCCGGCGACGACCTGGTCGAGGGCAAACGCACAGTGCTCGTCGCACTGGCGCTCGACGCAGCGGGCCGCGATGACGCCGCCCTGCTCGACGCGTCGCTCGGCACCGCGCTCTCCACCGGCGACGTCGACCGGCTGCGCGAGGTGATCGACACCTCGGGTGCGCATGCGCAGGTCGAGGAGGTCATCGGGGCGCTCGCCGACCGAGCGCTGACCACGCTCGACGGTGCGGTGATCGACGAGGTCGCCCGCGGCGTACTCCGGGAGCTGGCCGCGGCCGCCACCCAGCGCGTCGTCTGAGCCGATATCGACCAGTTCTGTCACAAGCCGGCCTCGGCCGGTGTCTTCATGTCCAGACAACGACACCTGGAGGAGACATGACGAGCAACACCCGAGTCCCCAGCACGGAGATCACCGGCGTCTACGGCGCTCTCGTGAAGAGGTTCAGCAAGAAGATGTTCGGCACGGTGCCCGAGCCCCTCGGCGTGATGTGGCAGCACCCCGCCTCGCTCAAGGCCGGCATGACCCTCGGCCGAAAGGCCGCCTCGTGGCACGAGTGCGAGAAGGACCTGAAGTCCTACGCCCACATGGCCGTGGCCGCTCTGATCGGCTGCTCGTTCTGCCTCGACCTGGGCTACTTCCAGGCACACAACGAGGGGCTCGACGTCGCTAAGGCGCGCGAGGTGCCGCGGTGGCGGGAGTCCGGCGCCTTCTCGCCGCTGGAGCGAGACGTCCTCGAGTACGCCGAGGCTGCGTCGCAGACCCCGCCCACCGTGACCGACGAGCTCTCCGCCCGCCTGCTCGAGCAGCTCGGGGCCCCCGGGCTGGTCGAGCTCACCGTGTGGATCTCCATCGCGAACCAGATGGCGCGGACCAACGTCGCCCTCGGCATCGAGGGTCAGGGCTACGCGACTGCGTGCGGGCTGGCGCCTCTCGCGGAGCCGAGCGGCGCGGCGCCGGAGGCGCGAATCGGCGTAGCGTCGCAGGCATGAGCGACGACCCCTTCGTCACCCACCGGAGCCTGCTCTTCACGGTCGCCTACGAGATGCTCGGGTCGGCGGCCGACGCCGAGGACGTCGTACAGGAGACCTGGCTGCGCTGGGCCGACCTGGGCGACGCGGCCCGGGCCGACGTCCGGGACGGGCGGGCCTACCTGGTGCGGATCGTGACCCGGCAGGCGCTCAACCGGCTGCGCACGCTCGCGCGGCGTCGCGAGGACTACGTCGGCCCGTGGCTGCCGGAGCCGCTGCTGACCAGCCCCGATGTCGCCGACGACGTCGAGCTCGCCGATAGCATCTCGATCGCGATGCTGACCGTGCTCGAGACGCTCGGGCCGGCCGAGCGGGCGGTGTTCGTGCTCCGTGAGGTGTTCGAGACGCCGTACGACGAGATCGCGGACGCGGTCGGCAAGTCGCCGGCCGCGGTGCGGCAGATCGCGCGGCGCGCCCGCGACCACGTCGCCGCGCGGCGGCCGCGGATGCAGGTGGACCGGGCCGAGCAGGAGTCCGTCGTCGAGCGCTTCCTCGCCGCCCTGCAGGGTGGCGAGCTGCAGGAGCTGCTCGACGTGCTCGCCCCTGACGTCGTGGTCCGGGCCGATGGCGGCGGCGTGGTGAACGCGTCGCGGCACCCGATCGAGGGTGCCCTGCGGGTTGCCCAGTTGCTCACCAGGTTCGGCCAGTACGCGCCGGGCGCCGTCGTCGACACGGTGTGGGTCAACGGGGCCCGCGCCGCGCGGATCGACCTCGACGGCGAGCTCAAGGGCGCGATCAACCTGGTCATCGAGGACGGCCGGATCAGTCGGATCTACGCGATCTTCAACCCGCACAAGCTGACCCGGCTCG
This is a stretch of genomic DNA from Nocardioides sp. InS609-2. It encodes these proteins:
- a CDS encoding polyprenyl synthetase family protein, translated to MSAPSPSSGWDAEGFRSSVQGALDAFLDDQTERLEPLGADAARLLTEARAIVSGGKRFRAAFCNWGYRAVREPVDEAALVRACAALELLHASALVHDDYMDASDTRRGRPATHRTFEAEHRAAGWRGNPEQYGASAAILLGDLLLAWSDEMLRRCGLPAEDVTRALHLFDLCRSEVIAGQFLDVSVQARGRADVDTAMTVLRFKSAKYSIQRPLHIGAALAGADDATMAVLGGFGLPLGEAFQLRDDLLGVFGDPQVTGKPAGDDLVEGKRTVLVALALDAAGRDDAALLDASLGTALSTGDVDRLREVIDTSGAHAQVEEVIGALADRALTTLDGAVIDEVARGVLRELAAAATQRVV
- a CDS encoding SIMPL domain-containing protein (The SIMPL domain is named for its presence in mouse protein SIMPL (signalling molecule that associates with mouse pelle-like kinase). Bacterial member BP26, from Brucella, was shown to assemble into a channel-like structure, while YggE from E. coli has been associated with resistance to oxidative stress.), coding for MRTVTVTGQGSTRVAPDSAVVRVAAVQRATGVAEAFAAVSASVARIGEIARTHTESRHIASQGINVWTWHDNQGEARGFEARHGLAIGCPDLTAAGALLAELTAQIGDALQLDGVSLEVSDPVAAQGRAREAAYVDARERAEHLAALSDATLGVVQQIVEGGGAQPMESGGFARAAAMDLAKIEPGETQIGAGVTVTFELL
- a CDS encoding RNA polymerase sigma-70 factor encodes the protein MSDDPFVTHRSLLFTVAYEMLGSAADAEDVVQETWLRWADLGDAARADVRDGRAYLVRIVTRQALNRLRTLARRREDYVGPWLPEPLLTSPDVADDVELADSISIAMLTVLETLGPAERAVFVLREVFETPYDEIADAVGKSPAAVRQIARRARDHVAARRPRMQVDRAEQESVVERFLAALQGGELQELLDVLAPDVVVRADGGGVVNASRHPIEGALRVAQLLTRFGQYAPGAVVDTVWVNGARAARIDLDGELKGAINLVIEDGRISRIYAIFNPHKLTRLDAMAELTR
- a CDS encoding carboxymuconolactone decarboxylase family protein — its product is MTSNTRVPSTEITGVYGALVKRFSKKMFGTVPEPLGVMWQHPASLKAGMTLGRKAASWHECEKDLKSYAHMAVAALIGCSFCLDLGYFQAHNEGLDVAKAREVPRWRESGAFSPLERDVLEYAEAASQTPPTVTDELSARLLEQLGAPGLVELTVWISIANQMARTNVALGIEGQGYATACGLAPLAEPSGAAPEARIGVASQA
- a CDS encoding FAD-dependent oxidoreductase; the encoded protein is MRIVVIGGGFGGLASAARLAKIGHQVTLVEQSATLGGALGTRTQDGFSWDAGPNTTLIPAVIRDLFRKTGRPLERELELGPVDPIREHRFADGSTLALPSGSRAAQTAAFDGLEAGLGKEWTAYVDRLGDDWEVLRRDYLERPWDPAVAPKELSTLLSSREVLHKRLRKSFSDERLRLVAGHPFLTDGHDLRNVPAWAGVVTYLEQKFGAWRVPGGMAALGVALASRLKTRGVEVLTSTQALDLVLREDRAVAVTTAAGQLDADAVVCAIDPRRLPALAPYVRATMPAIPPVIAHVGLNGDAPDLPGEVVLHGNDPVKEPVLVVRSGGTAPDGMQAWTVLGRGRLAEDVLVALARRGIDVRQRLVTRLDLSPRDLVDDWGGSPLGVLWQGRSTVTKRLGPTTPVAGVYAAGAHATPGSGLPYVGLSAALVAQAIGPAT
- the metF gene encoding methylenetetrahydrofolate reductase [NAD(P)H] yields the protein MSNNRSRSIGDLVREGGRSFSFEFFPPKDDEGEQILWRSISELEPLGPTFVSVTYGAGGSTRERTVAITERIARETSMLPMAHLTCVGHTTDEIAGILAELESAGVRNVLALRGDPPDGPGTPWVPTDGGLTYAADLVAFIKETAHLTVGVAAFPEGHRDAESLDADAQALKAKYDAGAEFAVTEMVLRASDYVGLVERAAALGVAFPIIPGVMPILNLASMKRMVHMSGREMPAETLARIMPLADDPAALRTEGITIATELCDALLDAGAPGLHFYTLNRSKATREIFAALRIPV